GGACCAGGCTCATGTGCCCCTCGTGCAGATAGCCCATAGTCGGCACAAAGCCGACCCGGAGGCCTTTCCGTTTCCAAAGCTGCGCCTGGCGCTGCATTGCCGGCACAGACCTTACAATTCGCATGCGCGGAAATTGGTCGAGCGCCGCTGGAGTGGCAATAGCAAACCCTTAGGGTGCCCGTCCCCGCGAAGCCTCGTGGCTGCGCCAGTCCCTGGCGCCCTTGTGAGGCACTTGCGTACCCCCGTGGTTCAGGCTGCGGCTTTCAAAATGAGGCAGTCAAGGTCCTTAAAGCGCCGAAAGCCAGAGTCGAAGCTTACGAGGCGCAGGCCGGCGCATTGGGCAAAAGCTGCAAGGTAGGCGTCCGTCCAGAAGTCGCGTGTGGCTGTTGCGCCTCGAGAAAGCGCTTTCAATTTGGCATCGACCCCTGAGGGTTCGTCCAGATACGAAATCGCGCCGGTCCCTAGCAATTTCTCGCATTCCGCCCACGCCGACTCCGGCGTGAACGCTTGGGCGCCCATGATTTGGCGATTACAGAGCAAGCGCATGAGGCCGAGGTGTGTCATTCGGCAAAAGCAGGGGCGTTCCAGTTCGGTCCACGCTCGGAGCGCCATCGCATGGTGCGGATGTCCCTCGGCCGCCAGAGCGAGCCAAACGTTAACGTCGAACAGCTCTCCGGTAGCGTTCAAGGTCCTCCTCTTCTTCCAGGTCAGCGATTAGTTGATTCGTCACCTTTCGCAGTAACAGACCGCCTTTGCCGCGCGCCAAGGGAAACGGGCACGGCTTTGGCCCTGACGACGTAGGCGATTGCGGACTCGATAGGTAAGTGCTCAAGGCCGAAGCGACGAGGTCCTTCAGTTTCAGTCCGTCTTTGGCGGCGCGGATTTTGGCTTGTTTGAAAAGCGGATCGGGGATTTCCATCGTCGTTTTCATCTTACCCATATTCCCATGAAGATATAAAAATGGCAAGCTTTTCTTTGATGGAAACCAGCTTTTGATCGAAACCCGAAATCTCGCCTCAAGGGATTTTCTCGGATCGTAGAATACATTCGCCCTCGATCACCACCACGAACTCGCCTTTAATCGCGCGTTGTTTGAGCTGCTCGAGCAGCTCACGCGGAGTCCCTCGCAAGAATTCCTCGAATTTTTTGGTCAGCTCCCGGGCCAGCACCACGCGGCGCTCGGGAAAAAGTTCTTCCAATTCTGCCAGCAGCTTCTCGATGCGATAAGGCGCTTCATACAAGACCAGGCTTGCGGCGAGTCCTTTGAGCGATTCGAGTTTGCGGCGGCGCTGGCCCGGTTTGCGCGGCAGGAAGCCCGCGAAATGGAACTCATCTGCCGGCAAGCCGCTGGCGGTCAAGGCCGCGACTAAGGCGCTGGGACCGGGAACCGCTTCAACCCGCCCGCCGACCCGGATGACCGCCTGGACCACCCGCTCGCCTGGATCGCTTATCCCCGGGCTGCCGGCACCGGTCACCAGCGCCACCTTTTGGCCTTGCGCAAGGCGCTCGAGTATCTGCTCGCTTTGTTTTGCCTCATTAAACTTGAAGTAACTGAGCAGTGGTTTTGAAATTCCGAAATGGTTGAGCAACTGGCCGGTGTGCCGGGTGTCCTCCGCCGCCACCACATCGCATTCGCGCAACGTGCGCAGGGCGCGCAAGGTGATGTCTTCGAGATTTCCAATGGGCGTGGCCACCAGGTAAAGCGTGCCCGGCTTGAGAGGTGGAAGGTCCTGGTTCATTCTTACTCGGGCCGAGTGGGCTGCCTTTATTGGTGGTCCTTCATCTATTTGGTGATGCCCCGCTCGCTGGCCCGCACAAAATCAATCAGCAGCTTGATTTCAGGAACGTTTGGATATTTTGTTTCGATTTGTTCGAGGGCGTTGGGAATGGTTAAACCTTCGCGGAAAAGTATTTTATAGGCCTGCCGCAGGGCCGATTGGGCTTCCTCCGGCACGCCATGACGTTCCATGCCGACTTTGTTAACCGTGCGGGTCTCGCCCGGGTTGCCATCGACGATCATAAAAGGGACCACGTCCTGCACGACCTTCGAGCAGCCGCCGATCATGGACATTCTGCCAATCCGGCAAAACTGGTGTACGGCGGCCACGCCTCCCACCACGGCGTAATCCTCAACGATGACGTGCCCCGCCAACGTGGCGACATTCGACATGATCACATGGTTGCCGATAGCCACGTTATGGGCAACGTGCGCGTAAGCCAGGATATGGTTGTCTGAGCCGACGCGGGTTGTTTCGCCATCTCCCGTGGCGCTATGGACGGTGACGCACTCGCGGAAGGTATTGTTGTCCCCGATTTCTGTGTGCGTCACACCGCCTTGCCATTTGAGGTCCTGGGTCTGGAGCCCGATGCTGGCGAAGGGAAAGATGATGTTTCCTTCGCCCAGGCGGGTGTGGCCATCGATAACCACATGAGAATGGAGCCGGCAACGCGGCCCAAGAACCACATCCTTGCCTATCACGCAATAAGGGCCGATTTCGCACCCGGCGCCGATTTGGGCCTGCGCGTGTACCACCGCTGTGGGATGAATCATAGTCACGGCTTACCAAGTCATCTACCAAGCGCAAGCGGGATGAAAAGCGGCAGAGGACTGCCACAGTCCAAGACGCTGTCGCGCCGTCAAAGCCATTCAACTCGCCAGGGGGCGCAGCGCGGCAGGGCCTCTTTTGCTTGCTTACCCTTCCCTTAACATGAATGTCACTTCGGCCTCGCTGACGATTTCGCCTTCGACCTTGCACACGCCTTTTGCTTTACCGATTTTACCGCGCATCTTGGTCATCTCAACGTCAATGACCAGCACATCACCGGGCTGAACCGGCCTTCGCCACTTGACATTTTCAGCGGACATAAAATACGCGATTTGGCCGGCATTCTCGGCGCGGCGCAGCATCAAGATGCCCGCTACCTGGGCAATCGCTTCGAGCTGCAAGACCCCGGGCATAATGGGGTGGCCGGGGAAATGCCCCTGAAAGTAAGGTTCATTGGCCGAGACATTCTTGATGCCAATGATGTGATTGCCTTCGATTTTGGCGATTCGGTCAACCATCACAAAAGGGTACCGGTGCGGCAGCACCTGCAGCACCTGATGGATATCCAGGGCGCCATCTTGCAGACTCGGTTTTTCGGCTTTGTTATCGAGTGAACCCGGCCCGCGCGCGCGCGGCGGGGCGAAGGTTTGAGGCCGGTGCATCTGCAAGCTGATGCGCCGGACTAATTCGCAATTGGCGGCGTGGCTTGGTCTGACGGCAATCAGATGCCCATGCACTGGCCGGCCCAATAAGGATAAGTCTCCGACAATATCCAGCATCTTGTGCCGCACAAATTCGTCAGAATACCGCAGCGGCTCGGTCGTCAGCACCGCGTCGTCGCGAATGACCACCGCGTTTTCCAGGCTCCCACCCCGGATCAGGCCGTTCTTTATGAGATATTCGATCTCGTCGAAGAAGCAAAACGTCCGAGCCTGGGCGATTTCCTTTTCCCAGCTCTGGGGTGAGAGTTCGAGGCTAAAGAATTGGGTGAACCGGCCCTGCCGGTCGGAGCTGGTGCAACTGATTTTGAAGAGCTCGTCTGGGAACAGAGTCATCACCGTCTCGCCCATCTCCAGCTCGATTGGCATCGAGACCATGTAGGCCTCGCGCCGTTCATCTTGAGCGACCAACCCGGCCGATTGGATCATCTTGCAGTACTCCCGCGCACTGCCATCGCCAATGGGCGGCTCGTTTGCATCCAACTCGATGATGGCATTATCGATTCCATAGCCGGCGAACGTCGCCAGCACATGCTCCACCGTATGAATGCGCGTGTTGCCTTTGGCCAGTGTCGTCGAGCGATTATTCTCCACCACGTTTTCCACCCGGGCTTCGATCTCCGGTTTGCCTTCCAAATCCACGCGCCGGAAGCGGATGCCGGTGTTCGGCGCGGCCGGCACAAAAGTCATGGTGACCCGGTTGCCGCTGTGCAGGCCGACTCCCGAAAAACTGGCTGGCCGGTTGATGGTCTGCTGCTGTAGCACGGCGAAATTAAACGATCCCTCGATGCCCTTGGCAAGCCATGACTCCCCGCTGGAGAGCCGGTGCATCGTCCGGGAGTCCCTCCACACGGGCCTATCTTCTGCCATCATACCAGGTCCTGCAGGCGGCACGGCTGCGCAGGACCTTCTTGCGCGAAAGGGAGGCCTGCAGCAAGAACCAGAAATGCTCCCGGGATGTGTAAAGGTGGATTTTTCTTGCCGAGGTCACGAGTGGATGCGCGCGCAAAATGATGAGCCGCCGGCCAGCAGTCCGTTCCAGGCGCTTGAGCTTTTGAGTCAAGTCGAGTTCTTCACCGGCAAATAATTCTTCGCTGAATCCACCGACCTGGCGGAAAACGGCTGCGTCGCAAAAAATGAATGAGCCGGCCAGAAGCCGGAAGGTCAGGCTGAGCCAATTCCAAAACTGTGCTATCCATTCAGCGGCCCGATAATGCCCATCCATCTTTATGGTGCAGCCCCCGCCCAGGCAATTGCCGGATTGGATTTGCCCGGCCACTTCATCAAATAAGTCCCTGGCCGGATGCGAATCCGCATCCACAAAGATTAGCCAATCCCCTGTGGCCGCTTGCGCGCCGCTATTGCGCGCCCGGCTAATCTGGTTGATTGGCTCAAAAACGACTTTGGCCCCGGCCGCCCGCGCCAATTCAGCGGTGCGATCGGTCGAGTTGTTGTCGCACACAATCAACTCGGTTTCCCAACCTCGCTGCAAGAAGGCCGGTAGGGCCGCATTGACTTGGCGAAGTGTTTCCCCTATCAACCGCTCTTCGTTAAAGGCTGGAATAACAATCGAGATGCGCACGCGTAATTCGTCAACACTGTGGCTAAACGCTGCGCAAGTCAACGCGCCTCCCGGCATTGTTAAAAACACCGAAGTATTATTTAAACCGCAGATTGTTCAGCCAAGCCATAGTCGTCTTTGGCCACGATGTCTGCACGAACGACAAAATTGCCCTATCTCAGGACAGTCTATTGCAGCCGGGGCACGGGTTGATCGACTTGCGCGCTCAGCCTGCGTAGCCATTGTTTCCAGTCAGCCTTTTGTATGCCAATATGCAGGCGAAGTCGCCGTAATCCTATTTGAAAAACAAATCGTTGAAACCAAAGACGTCGTTTTTATCGAATTTCAGGTCGCGATAAGCCCACGATTCATAGTGGCCATCGACCATGACGAGGTTGGCTCGCAAGTTATGGCGGCAGGCAGGCTGCTTCGGTGGGGTATAGACTTTCCAATCGTGCGTTGCCGGGTCAGGAGGAAAGGTGACGATCTCAGTCGTGTAACCGCTGAAGGGCACATTATCCGGATTACGGGGCACCCCTGTGTCTCCCATCATCCAAATCTGTGCCGGACGTTTGACCTGCTGTAATTTGCGGCTGTGAAGGGGGAGGGCCGGGTTCATGTCGAATGCATAGCGGATGACAGTGCTTTCGACCGGACCGTATCCTTCCCAACGGGCGCCGAACACAATGCTGATGTCCTGGTCCTGGACTGCCGGACAGCGCCACACATTATTGGAAACGACTTGCGATACTATGTAACGGTTGGTGGAGATGTTCTGCCACCACCATAATCCACCAGGGGCGACCCCATTGCCGGTCCACCACTTTGTGTAGAGGTCCGGCAACTGCTGATTATTATCATCGGCGTAAAGCAGGAACGCCAGGCCGAGTTGGCGAAGGTTTGAGCAACACCGGATGCCAACAGCCTTGGCCTTGGAGCGGGACAGTACCGGCAAGAGCAGGCTGGCCAGTATCGCAATAACCGCGATAACCACCAGCAGCTCGATCAGGGTGAAGCCTCCAGGACGCTTATTGCCGCGCCAGCCAGCAGACTTGAGCAGATCGGCGGTCCAAGAGGCGTGTTGGGATGGCAGGGGCGGGTCCGGGTCGATGCTATAATCGATGACGCGGTAACGGCCCGCTGAGCAAGCCGGCAAGATTGGTTGCAACGCGTCGCGAA
The Verrucomicrobiia bacterium genome window above contains:
- the rsmI gene encoding 16S rRNA (cytidine(1402)-2'-O)-methyltransferase gives rise to the protein MNQDLPPLKPGTLYLVATPIGNLEDITLRALRTLRECDVVAAEDTRHTGQLLNHFGISKPLLSYFKFNEAKQSEQILERLAQGQKVALVTGAGSPGISDPGERVVQAVIRVGGRVEAVPGPSALVAALTASGLPADEFHFAGFLPRKPGQRRRKLESLKGLAASLVLYEAPYRIEKLLAELEELFPERRVVLARELTKKFEEFLRGTPRELLEQLKQRAIKGEFVVVIEGECILRSEKIP
- a CDS encoding TA system VapC family ribonuclease toxin yields the protein MNATGELFDVNVWLALAAEGHPHHAMALRAWTELERPCFCRMTHLGLMRLLCNRQIMGAQAFTPESAWAECEKLLGTGAISYLDEPSGVDAKLKALSRGATATRDFWTDAYLAAFAQCAGLRLVSFDSGFRRFKDLDCLILKAAA
- a CDS encoding bifunctional UDP-3-O-[3-hydroxymyristoyl] N-acetylglucosamine deacetylase/3-hydroxyacyl-ACP dehydratase produces the protein MHRLSSGESWLAKGIEGSFNFAVLQQQTINRPASFSGVGLHSGNRVTMTFVPAAPNTGIRFRRVDLEGKPEIEARVENVVENNRSTTLAKGNTRIHTVEHVLATFAGYGIDNAIIELDANEPPIGDGSAREYCKMIQSAGLVAQDERREAYMVSMPIELEMGETVMTLFPDELFKISCTSSDRQGRFTQFFSLELSPQSWEKEIAQARTFCFFDEIEYLIKNGLIRGGSLENAVVIRDDAVLTTEPLRYSDEFVRHKMLDIVGDLSLLGRPVHGHLIAVRPSHAANCELVRRISLQMHRPQTFAPPRARGPGSLDNKAEKPSLQDGALDIHQVLQVLPHRYPFVMVDRIAKIEGNHIIGIKNVSANEPYFQGHFPGHPIMPGVLQLEAIAQVAGILMLRRAENAGQIAYFMSAENVKWRRPVQPGDVLVIDVEMTKMRGKIGKAKGVCKVEGEIVSEAEVTFMLREG
- a CDS encoding glycosyltransferase: MRISIVIPAFNEERLIGETLRQVNAALPAFLQRGWETELIVCDNNSTDRTAELARAAGAKVVFEPINQISRARNSGAQAATGDWLIFVDADSHPARDLFDEVAGQIQSGNCLGGGCTIKMDGHYRAAEWIAQFWNWLSLTFRLLAGSFIFCDAAVFRQVGGFSEELFAGEELDLTQKLKRLERTAGRRLIILRAHPLVTSARKIHLYTSREHFWFLLQASLSRKKVLRSRAACRTWYDGRR
- a CDS encoding DUF4058 family protein, whose product is MKSPFPGMDPYLESHWGDVHHSLIQYVRDALQPILPACSAGRYRVIDYSIDPDPPLPSQHASWTADLLKSAGWRGNKRPGGFTLIELLVVIAVIAILASLLLPVLSRSKAKAVGIRCCSNLRQLGLAFLLYADDNNQQLPDLYTKWWTGNGVAPGGLWWWQNISTNRYIVSQVVSNNVWRCPAVQDQDISIVFGARWEGYGPVESTVIRYAFDMNPALPLHSRKLQQVKRPAQIWMMGDTGVPRNPDNVPFSGYTTEIVTFPPDPATHDWKVYTPPKQPACRHNLRANLVMVDGHYESWAYRDLKFDKNDVFGFNDLFFK
- the lpxA gene encoding acyl-ACP--UDP-N-acetylglucosamine O-acyltransferase; this translates as MIHPTAVVHAQAQIGAGCEIGPYCVIGKDVVLGPRCRLHSHVVIDGHTRLGEGNIIFPFASIGLQTQDLKWQGGVTHTEIGDNNTFRECVTVHSATGDGETTRVGSDNHILAYAHVAHNVAIGNHVIMSNVATLAGHVIVEDYAVVGGVAAVHQFCRIGRMSMIGGCSKVVQDVVPFMIVDGNPGETRTVNKVGMERHGVPEEAQSALRQAYKILFREGLTIPNALEQIETKYPNVPEIKLLIDFVRASERGITK